A single Fusobacterium sp. SYSU M8D902 DNA region contains:
- a CDS encoding GNAT family N-acetyltransferase, whose translation MYKIYDLEELEENFKDIRDIDKSFLEKKDGIYFVIRSQNVLVGYLVAESIQNNYVIKRIFVRAGMRYKSYGVKLIKFLINHGIEEKKDKIICEDLTNKSFFIKNGFRENGNILEIDNIQRETIRMKEGKKVVISSIFQNIFLAVIKIAGGIYGNSRALISDGINSLADVGSSFAILLGIYFSNKPADEDHPYGHEKIESIIGNMLGVFLLLTAFELGKGSVLMLIKGEYTTTPAYTTIIWAFISMVVKFFMYRYKLKVGKETDNSALIADAKDSKSDVYSSAGVIVGILLSISISPIFDIIISLLVAFLIFKEGVSIILETSNLILDKQDKEFVKEVEHYLYENENIKNVHDIYMRKSGDKIFLTMHIRVPKEMTVYEAHNLVDDIREEIILEFENVKDVIVHIDYLH comes from the coding sequence ATGTATAAGATATATGACTTAGAAGAGTTAGAAGAAAACTTTAAAGACATAAGAGATATAGATAAGAGTTTTTTAGAAAAAAAAGATGGTATATATTTTGTAATAAGATCACAAAATGTTTTAGTTGGATATCTTGTAGCAGAGAGTATTCAAAATAACTATGTAATAAAGAGAATATTTGTAAGAGCTGGAATGAGATATAAATCTTATGGTGTAAAACTGATAAAGTTCTTAATAAACCATGGGATAGAGGAGAAAAAAGATAAGATAATTTGTGAGGATCTTACAAATAAAAGTTTCTTTATAAAAAATGGATTTAGAGAAAATGGAAATATATTGGAAATTGATAACATTCAAAGAGAGACAATAAGAATGAAAGAGGGTAAGAAAGTAGTTATATCCTCAATTTTTCAAAATATATTTTTAGCAGTTATAAAGATAGCAGGTGGAATTTATGGGAACTCAAGAGCATTGATCTCCGATGGAATAAACTCTTTGGCAGATGTAGGGAGTTCTTTTGCAATCTTATTGGGGATATATTTTAGTAACAAACCTGCAGATGAGGATCATCCTTATGGTCATGAGAAGATAGAGAGTATAATAGGAAATATGCTGGGAGTATTTTTACTTTTAACAGCTTTTGAGCTAGGTAAGGGTAGTGTCCTGATGTTAATTAAGGGAGAGTACACAACAACACCAGCATATACAACAATAATTTGGGCCTTTATCTCTATGGTAGTTAAATTCTTTATGTATAGATACAAGTTAAAAGTTGGAAAAGAAACTGATAATAGTGCTTTGATAGCTGATGCAAAGGATAGTAAAAGTGATGTTTACTCTTCAGCAGGAGTAATAGTGGGAATATTACTATCAATTTCAATATCACCAATATTTGATATAATAATCAGTTTATTAGTAGCTTTTCTTATTTTTAAAGAGGGAGTTTCAATAATACTTGAAACTTCAAATCTTATCTTAGATAAACAGGATAAGGAGTTTGTAAAAGAGGTGGAACATTATCTGTATGAGAATGAAAATATCAAAAATGTCCATGATATCTATATGAGAAAGTCAGGGGATAAGATATTTTTGACAATGCATATAAGAGTACCTAAAGAGATGACTGTATATGAGGCACATAATTTAGTTGATGATATAAGAGAGGAGATTATTTTAGAGTTTGAAAATGTAAAGGATGTTATAGTACACATAGATTATTTACATTAG